A region of Mesorhizobium sp. M3A.F.Ca.ET.080.04.2.1 DNA encodes the following proteins:
- a CDS encoding GNAT family N-acetyltransferase, whose translation MAEQLPEIELEDRGSKGRYVLRGPGRAEAEMTFTKIGEHQLIIDHTEVPDVFRGQGAGLRLVTRAVEDARAAGKKIIPLCPFANAQFRRHPEWADVLKQ comes from the coding sequence ATGGCTGAGCAACTGCCGGAGATCGAACTCGAAGACCGCGGCTCCAAGGGGCGCTACGTGCTGCGCGGGCCGGGCCGGGCGGAGGCCGAGATGACCTTCACCAAGATCGGCGAGCATCAGCTCATCATCGACCACACCGAAGTGCCTGATGTCTTTCGCGGCCAGGGCGCCGGGCTTCGGCTCGTCACCCGCGCCGTCGAGGATGCACGCGCCGCCGGCAAGAAGATCATCCCGCTCTGCCCCTTCGCGAACGCCCAGTTCCGCCGCCATCCGGAATGGGCCGACGTGCTGAAGCAGTAG
- a CDS encoding response regulator transcription factor, which produces MKARIIVVEDEPDLREAVAEYLGASGYDVATAENAAAARALLDMQSFHLAILDIAMPGEDGLSLGRWLRSKTQIGIIYATAAGTALDRIVGLELGADDYIVKPYELREVLARVRSVLRRVPQLAEPQPTKADNGAARRFMNFGSFQADFDGRLVTGANGAVIDMAKSEFDVLEVFLTRANRLLTRAAISEAIGFVEDPESSRAVDIRIMRLRKKIEADPANPKFLRTVRGEGYIFSLPTGDSN; this is translated from the coding sequence GTGAAGGCACGCATCATCGTCGTCGAGGACGAGCCGGACCTGCGGGAGGCGGTCGCCGAGTATCTTGGCGCCAGCGGCTACGACGTGGCAACCGCCGAGAACGCGGCGGCGGCGCGCGCCCTGCTCGACATGCAATCCTTCCATCTTGCCATTCTCGACATCGCCATGCCCGGCGAGGATGGCCTTTCGCTCGGCCGCTGGCTGCGGTCGAAAACGCAGATCGGCATCATCTACGCCACCGCGGCCGGCACCGCGCTCGACCGCATCGTCGGGCTGGAGCTCGGCGCCGACGACTACATCGTCAAGCCCTATGAGCTGCGCGAGGTGCTGGCACGGGTACGCAGCGTCCTGCGTCGCGTTCCGCAGCTGGCCGAGCCGCAGCCGACGAAGGCCGACAACGGCGCTGCCCGCCGCTTCATGAACTTCGGCAGCTTCCAGGCCGATTTCGATGGCCGCCTCGTCACTGGCGCCAACGGCGCGGTGATCGACATGGCCAAGAGCGAATTCGACGTGCTCGAAGTCTTCCTGACCCGCGCCAACCGCCTGCTGACGCGGGCGGCGATTTCCGAAGCGATCGGCTTTGTCGAGGATCCCGAATCATCCCGCGCGGTCGACATCCGCATCATGCGGCTGAGGAAGAAGATCGAGGCCGACCCGGCCAATCCGAAATTTCTGCGCACGGTTCGCGGCGAAGGCTATATTTTCTCGCTGCCGACAGGCGACAGCAACTGA
- a CDS encoding alpha/beta hydrolase: MSKDAYIHKTLPGSPGGPLLFVFHGTGGDENQLLSLGRELLASATIVSPRGDVPEHGAARFFRRTGEGVYDMDDLARATAKMGGFVSAHVEATKPTAVLGLGYSNGANILASVVFAAPGLFDAAALMHPLIPFEPEVKGSLAGRRMLITAGRRDPICPPNLTSRLEAYLRADGADVAIEWHDGGHEVRPNEIEAARRLFALAPAEGGKDNG, from the coding sequence ATGAGCAAGGACGCCTACATCCACAAAACGCTGCCCGGGTCGCCGGGCGGCCCGCTGTTGTTCGTCTTCCACGGAACAGGAGGCGACGAGAACCAACTGCTGTCGCTCGGGCGCGAGCTGCTGGCTTCCGCGACCATTGTCTCGCCGCGCGGCGATGTGCCGGAGCATGGGGCTGCCCGCTTCTTCCGCCGCACCGGCGAGGGCGTCTACGACATGGACGATCTCGCAAGGGCGACGGCCAAGATGGGGGGCTTCGTCAGCGCGCATGTCGAGGCGACAAAGCCCACGGCGGTGTTGGGCCTGGGCTACTCCAACGGGGCCAATATCCTGGCATCGGTGGTGTTCGCCGCGCCAGGCCTGTTCGACGCGGCGGCGCTCATGCACCCGCTGATCCCGTTCGAGCCGGAAGTGAAAGGCAGCCTCGCCGGGCGCCGCATGCTGATCACGGCCGGCCGCCGCGATCCGATCTGTCCTCCCAACCTGACGTCGCGGCTGGAAGCCTATTTGCGCGCTGACGGCGCCGACGTCGCGATTGAGTGGCACGACGGCGGGCACGAGGTGCGGCCGAACGAAATCGAGGCGGCACGGCGGCTGTTTGCGCTGGCGCCGGCCGAAGGAGGCAAGGACAATGGCTGA
- a CDS encoding VOC family protein, translated as MLNQIKGLHHVTSMASDARRNNDFFTRKLGLRRVKKTVNFDAPDVYHLYYADEFGTPGSVMTYFPFPDIGKGRHGVGEVGTTVFSVPEGTLGYWEKRFADEGVGGVSRGESFGEQRLTFTGPDGDSFALLEDKADSRAPWVKGGVPGDEAIRGFHSVALRLKDGGATEELLKFMGYEEVDKSGNVRRLAIQNGNGADVVDIESLPGAGFANLGAGSVHHVAFAVEDRARQLEVRKALIDTGYGVTPVIDRDYFWAIYFRTPGGVLFEVSTNEPGFDRDEDTAHLGEALKLPRQHQHLRSYLEQHLQKLED; from the coding sequence ATGCTCAATCAGATCAAGGGCCTGCACCACGTCACCTCCATGGCGAGCGACGCGCGCCGCAACAATGATTTTTTCACCAGGAAGCTTGGCCTGCGGCGGGTGAAGAAGACCGTCAACTTCGATGCGCCCGATGTCTACCACCTCTACTATGCCGACGAATTCGGCACGCCTGGCTCGGTGATGACCTATTTCCCGTTTCCCGACATCGGCAAGGGCCGGCACGGCGTCGGCGAGGTCGGCACCACCGTCTTTTCCGTGCCGGAAGGCACGCTCGGCTATTGGGAAAAGCGCTTTGCCGACGAAGGCGTGGGCGGTGTCTCCCGCGGCGAAAGCTTCGGCGAGCAGCGCCTCACCTTCACCGGTCCCGACGGCGACAGTTTTGCGTTGCTCGAGGACAAGGCCGACAGCCGCGCGCCCTGGGTCAAAGGCGGGGTTCCCGGCGACGAAGCGATCCGCGGCTTCCACTCGGTTGCGCTCAGGCTGAAGGACGGCGGCGCCACCGAGGAGCTGCTGAAGTTCATGGGCTATGAGGAAGTCGACAAGTCGGGCAATGTCCGGCGGCTTGCGATCCAGAACGGCAACGGCGCCGACGTCGTCGACATCGAATCGCTGCCGGGCGCCGGTTTTGCCAATCTCGGCGCCGGCTCGGTGCACCACGTCGCGTTCGCGGTCGAGGATCGCGCCAGGCAGCTCGAGGTGCGCAAGGCGCTGATCGACACGGGCTATGGCGTGACCCCGGTCATCGATCGCGACTATTTCTGGGCGATCTATTTCCGCACGCCCGGCGGGGTGCTGTTCGAGGTGTCCACCAACGAGCCGGGCTTCGACCGCGACGAGGATACCGCCCATCTCGGCGAGGCGCTGAAGCTGCCGCGGCAGCATCAGCATCTCAGGTCCTATCTGGAACAGCACCTGCAGAAGCTGGAAGACTGA
- a CDS encoding L,D-transpeptidase gives MHTAISAKLINVTAAALTGAALFLGAGSNAHANQIVARVSLSQQVMQVMVDGRPTFTWKVSTGDRAHVTPTGSFKPTRLHEMWYSKKYDNAPMPHSVFFSGGYAVHATYAVKHLGRPASHGCVRLHPDAAADFYQLVEAFGPANTSIVIVK, from the coding sequence ATGCATACCGCCATTTCAGCCAAGCTCATCAATGTGACCGCCGCCGCCCTCACCGGTGCGGCCCTTTTCCTCGGCGCCGGCAGCAACGCCCACGCCAATCAGATCGTTGCGCGGGTTTCGCTGTCGCAGCAGGTCATGCAAGTCATGGTCGACGGCCGGCCGACCTTCACCTGGAAGGTGTCGACGGGCGACAGGGCGCATGTCACGCCGACGGGATCGTTCAAGCCGACCCGCCTGCACGAGATGTGGTATTCGAAGAAGTACGACAACGCACCGATGCCGCACTCGGTGTTCTTCAGCGGCGGCTACGCAGTGCATGCGACCTATGCCGTCAAGCATCTCGGCCGGCCGGCCTCGCATGGCTGCGTGCGTCTGCATCCGGATGCCGCCGCCGACTTCTACCAGCTGGTCGAGGCCTTCGGCCCCGCCAACACCAGCATCGTCATCGTCAAGTAG
- a CDS encoding dipeptidase has protein sequence MTEPDLIPVFDGHNDTLLRLYQSQDTDVEKLFTDGTAGGHIDLPRARKGGFAGGMFAIFPPPIEKTKRSAVPPAPSDNEPLPPELPHAEAVTSTIGMASILFRLERAGALTVCRKADDIREAMARDSIAAVFHIEGVEAIDPELAMLDVLHAAGLRSLGIVWSRPNAFGNGVPFRFPSSPDTGPGLTDAGKALVKACNQLRIMIDLSHLNEKGFRDVAALSEAPLVATHSNVHAICGHSRNLTDWQLGAIRESGGMVGLNFATGFLREDGRMNADTGLDIMVRHIESLLQALGEDGVGLGSDFDGAMIPAAIGDVAGLPKLIDALAGRGFGRALIEKIAYRNWLSVLERTIG, from the coding sequence ATGACTGAACCCGATCTCATTCCCGTTTTCGACGGGCACAACGACACGCTGCTCCGGCTGTATCAGTCGCAGGATACGGACGTCGAAAAGCTGTTCACCGACGGCACGGCGGGCGGTCATATCGATCTGCCGCGCGCCAGGAAGGGCGGCTTCGCAGGCGGCATGTTCGCGATCTTTCCGCCGCCGATCGAAAAGACCAAGCGCAGCGCCGTGCCGCCGGCGCCAAGCGACAACGAGCCGCTGCCGCCGGAACTGCCGCATGCCGAGGCGGTCACCTCCACCATCGGCATGGCCTCGATTCTGTTCCGCCTCGAGCGCGCGGGAGCCCTGACCGTGTGCCGCAAGGCCGACGATATCCGCGAGGCGATGGCGAGGGACTCGATCGCAGCGGTGTTCCACATCGAAGGCGTCGAGGCGATCGATCCCGAGCTTGCCATGCTCGACGTGCTCCATGCCGCGGGCCTGCGCTCGCTGGGCATCGTCTGGAGCCGGCCGAACGCGTTCGGCAATGGCGTGCCGTTCCGCTTCCCGTCCTCACCTGACACGGGGCCCGGCCTCACCGACGCCGGCAAGGCGCTGGTCAAGGCCTGCAACCAGCTCAGGATCATGATCGACCTTTCGCACCTCAACGAGAAGGGCTTTCGCGATGTCGCGGCGCTCAGCGAGGCGCCGCTGGTCGCGACCCACTCCAACGTGCATGCGATCTGCGGCCATTCGCGCAACCTGACCGACTGGCAGCTCGGCGCCATTCGCGAGTCGGGCGGCATGGTGGGGCTCAATTTCGCCACCGGCTTCCTTCGCGAGGACGGCCGCATGAATGCCGACACCGGGCTCGACATCATGGTCCGCCATATCGAATCGCTGCTGCAGGCGCTGGGTGAGGACGGTGTCGGCTTGGGCTCGGATTTCGACGGAGCGATGATCCCGGCCGCCATCGGCGACGTCGCCGGCCTGCCGAAGCTCATCGATGCGCTGGCCGGGCGCGGCTTCGGCCGGGCGCTGATCGAAAAGATCGCCTACCGCAATTGGCTCAGCGTGCTCGAGCGAACGATCGGCTAA
- a CDS encoding flavin monoamine oxidase family protein → MSSKIERTDVAIVGAGFTGLSGALELKRAGIDLIVLEARDRVGGRVEAVQDGLGERIDTGGQFLCQDMPELMALAKARGKTFVETYVEGDFVTHPSMSIRQAERTYREAVAMRERMNGIEPDDAAIAGLTVAGWLERQKGTADAKSAFRSMIEGLWCLAIDKLPLWHLIDNDRRITNDVPELQYSLRETMQSLADDLADDLADRLRLNRSVTRVEHGGDNVRLHTTSGVLEARQVLVALPPATAAKLDFAPALPAKLAAALSVWESGAVIKIRVRYARPFWRERHLSGMAMWRDLPGLFVCDASRDAEHAALTVFVGGPLALRWRALGKAALRAQVTVRLTDALGPDAADMLDFNQRDWTGDRWSGGGYGDLIVDVTATDAERTMLAGAPPVYFAASELSPSYPGYVEGAIVAGRIAAQKIAGELQSARVTRTS, encoded by the coding sequence GTGAGCAGCAAAATCGAACGAACCGATGTTGCCATCGTCGGGGCCGGGTTCACCGGCCTGTCCGGCGCGCTGGAACTCAAGCGCGCCGGCATCGACTTGATAGTCCTGGAAGCCCGCGATCGTGTCGGCGGTCGTGTGGAAGCCGTGCAGGACGGGCTGGGCGAACGGATCGACACGGGCGGTCAGTTCCTTTGCCAGGACATGCCGGAACTGATGGCTTTGGCGAAAGCGCGCGGCAAGACCTTCGTCGAGACTTATGTCGAAGGCGATTTCGTCACTCATCCGTCGATGTCGATCCGACAGGCGGAGCGAACCTATCGCGAAGCCGTGGCGATGCGCGAGCGGATGAACGGGATCGAGCCGGACGACGCGGCGATCGCCGGCCTGACGGTCGCCGGCTGGCTGGAGCGCCAGAAGGGCACCGCCGATGCCAAATCAGCCTTCCGTTCGATGATCGAAGGGTTGTGGTGTCTTGCGATCGACAAGCTGCCGCTCTGGCATCTGATCGACAATGATCGCCGCATCACCAACGATGTGCCGGAGCTGCAATATTCCCTGCGAGAAACCATGCAGTCGCTCGCCGACGATCTGGCAGATGATCTCGCCGACCGGCTGCGGCTCAACCGGTCAGTCACGCGCGTCGAGCATGGCGGTGACAATGTCCGCCTTCATACGACAAGCGGCGTCCTCGAAGCGCGCCAGGTCCTTGTCGCCCTGCCGCCGGCGACGGCCGCGAAGCTCGATTTCGCGCCGGCCTTGCCCGCCAAGCTGGCTGCGGCTTTGAGCGTGTGGGAAAGCGGCGCAGTGATCAAGATCCGGGTGCGCTATGCCAGGCCGTTCTGGCGCGAGCGGCATTTGAGCGGCATGGCGATGTGGCGCGACCTGCCGGGCCTGTTTGTCTGCGATGCGAGCAGAGATGCCGAGCACGCCGCGCTCACCGTCTTCGTTGGCGGGCCGCTGGCGCTGCGCTGGCGCGCGCTTGGCAAAGCGGCGCTGCGCGCGCAAGTGACGGTCAGGCTCACCGACGCGCTCGGCCCGGATGCAGCCGACATGCTCGATTTCAACCAGCGCGATTGGACAGGTGACCGCTGGAGCGGCGGCGGCTACGGCGATCTCATCGTCGACGTGACGGCGACGGATGCAGAGCGCACGATGCTCGCCGGCGCACCGCCAGTGTATTTCGCCGCTTCGGAACTATCGCCGTCCTATCCGGGCTATGTCGAAGGCGCCATTGTCGCGGGGCGTATCGCCGCCCAGAAGATCGCGGGCGAGCTTCAATCGGCGAGGGTGACGAGAACCTCGTAA
- a CDS encoding sensor histidine kinase, protein MTAEAARTDMPGSRQGAAMAAVHVVRRLREAGDWQREMDGILETLCRAMDCQRGILFRLRELPGQGFAQSVSAYWIDPAFGGELALPTVIMQSIINSDPLLERLQEDERQGKVFAGHTRNLDGFLRTDFEKQNIKSFLSVSVFAHGHLWGTLAVNDCVAEREWTEEEEATLHIIALAIGDAIEHSPSEAHASEVIRRTMLQASLDAIIVIDEAGSIIEFNPAAEKMFGFPRSDILGKDLLDTIVPIYYRKGYVSGAEYMSGRGAPMVGQRLETVTQNAAGEVFPIELTATEMRVADRRLIFGSIRDLRDKLRAEEEINRQREKLHQNEKMAAMGSLLAGVSHELNNPLAVVVAQSTLLHEFAGDPQTKVRAEKVRAAAERCGRIVKSFLSMVRLHPTEQTETDLNQVMRAALEVTAYGARSSGIIIDTDFASGPLLAMADADHVTQVAANFLVNSQHALAGAAGERHIKVRTFRSDRGNPGFSVEDNGPGIPEAIRSRIFESYFTTKPVGVGTGIGLSISKSIVERHKGNIWFEEVVPHGARFVVQLPALVGDVAKAGEGPARSSGLRHALIIDDEPDVAGSLSDILELMGVKSRVVANWSSAAQALDGHMPPDIVFSDLRMPGTSGISIYRELLVERPMLARRFVLVTGDLIGAKAEIEALPPQQRPQILEKPFSTLDVRGVLSIVAEDAVADGAAHL, encoded by the coding sequence ATGACTGCTGAGGCAGCCCGCACAGACATGCCAGGCTCGCGCCAGGGCGCCGCGATGGCGGCCGTCCACGTCGTTCGCCGGCTGCGCGAGGCCGGCGATTGGCAGCGCGAGATGGACGGCATACTGGAGACGCTGTGCCGCGCCATGGATTGCCAGCGCGGCATTCTGTTTCGCCTGCGCGAACTGCCCGGCCAGGGCTTTGCGCAGTCGGTTTCAGCCTACTGGATCGACCCCGCATTCGGCGGCGAGCTGGCATTGCCGACCGTGATCATGCAGTCGATCATCAATTCCGATCCACTGCTCGAACGGCTGCAGGAGGACGAGCGCCAAGGCAAGGTCTTCGCCGGCCACACCCGCAATCTCGACGGTTTCCTGCGGACCGACTTCGAAAAGCAGAACATCAAGTCGTTCCTGTCCGTGTCGGTCTTCGCGCATGGGCATCTCTGGGGCACGCTGGCCGTCAACGACTGCGTTGCCGAGCGCGAATGGACCGAAGAGGAAGAGGCGACGCTGCACATCATCGCGCTCGCCATCGGCGATGCGATCGAGCACTCGCCATCGGAAGCGCATGCCAGCGAGGTCATTCGCCGCACTATGCTGCAGGCCTCCCTCGACGCCATCATCGTCATCGACGAGGCGGGCTCTATCATCGAGTTCAACCCGGCAGCCGAGAAGATGTTCGGCTTCCCGCGCAGCGATATCCTCGGCAAGGACCTGCTCGACACCATCGTTCCGATATACTACCGCAAAGGCTACGTATCGGGCGCCGAATATATGTCCGGCCGCGGCGCGCCGATGGTCGGCCAGCGCTTGGAGACCGTGACCCAGAACGCCGCCGGCGAGGTCTTTCCGATCGAACTGACGGCGACCGAGATGCGCGTTGCCGACCGCCGGCTGATCTTCGGTTCGATCCGCGACCTGCGCGACAAGCTGAGGGCCGAGGAGGAAATCAACCGCCAGCGCGAAAAGCTGCACCAGAACGAGAAGATGGCGGCCATGGGCTCGCTGCTTGCCGGTGTCTCGCACGAGCTCAACAACCCGCTGGCCGTGGTGGTGGCGCAGTCGACGCTGCTGCACGAATTCGCTGGCGATCCGCAGACCAAGGTGCGTGCCGAGAAGGTGCGTGCCGCGGCCGAGCGCTGCGGCCGCATCGTCAAGAGCTTCCTGTCGATGGTGCGCCTGCATCCGACCGAGCAGACGGAAACGGATCTCAACCAGGTGATGCGCGCCGCGCTCGAAGTCACCGCCTATGGTGCGCGCTCAAGCGGCATCATCATCGATACCGACTTTGCCAGCGGTCCGCTGCTGGCGATGGCCGATGCCGACCACGTGACGCAGGTCGCCGCCAACTTCCTGGTCAACAGCCAGCACGCGCTCGCCGGGGCGGCAGGGGAACGGCATATCAAGGTGCGGACTTTCCGCAGCGACCGCGGCAACCCGGGCTTCTCCGTCGAAGACAACGGGCCGGGCATACCGGAGGCGATTCGCTCGCGCATTTTCGAATCCTACTTCACCACCAAGCCGGTCGGCGTCGGCACCGGCATCGGCCTGTCGATCTCCAAATCGATCGTCGAAAGGCACAAGGGCAACATCTGGTTCGAGGAGGTGGTGCCGCACGGCGCGCGTTTCGTGGTCCAATTGCCGGCGCTGGTCGGCGATGTCGCCAAGGCCGGCGAAGGTCCGGCGCGCTCGAGCGGGTTGCGCCATGCGCTGATCATCGACGACGAGCCCGACGTCGCCGGCTCGCTTTCCGACATACTCGAACTGATGGGCGTCAAGTCGCGGGTCGTGGCGAACTGGAGTTCGGCCGCGCAAGCGCTCGACGGGCACATGCCGCCTGACATCGTCTTTTCCGACCTGCGCATGCCGGGCACCAGCGGAATTTCGATCTATCGCGAACTGCTTGTCGAACGCCCGATGCTGGCGCGGCGGTTCGTGCTGGTCACCGGCGACCTGATCGGCGCCAAGGCAGAGATCGAAGCACTGCCGCCGCAGCAGCGACCTCAGATCCTGGAGAAGCCGTTCTCGACGCTCGACGTACGCGGCGTCCTGTCGATAGTGGCGGAGGACGCGGTGGCCGACGGCGCAGCGCATCTCTGA
- a CDS encoding response regulator transcription factor codes for MAARSVVALVSVADVVAGDLADHLERRGHDVRQARQPWEAESLLSAGGIDVAVVGDSVTQAEGRELLKRYGGEGGPDFILICRPADLVDKVLALELGAADVVESPLNVRELAARIGGLLMRRGRNAGELIVLENATVDLRSAMVMHRSGAEDQLSPGQVALLRLFLASPRKVLTRDDIIAAAPAENADAFDRSIDSRIVRLRRKLDTDTITTIRGAGYRFDPPTQRTD; via the coding sequence ATGGCCGCACGATCCGTTGTCGCGCTTGTGTCCGTTGCCGATGTGGTGGCGGGCGATCTCGCCGACCATCTGGAACGGCGCGGCCATGACGTGCGCCAGGCGCGTCAGCCTTGGGAGGCGGAGTCGCTGCTTTCGGCCGGCGGTATCGACGTCGCGGTGGTCGGCGACAGCGTGACCCAGGCGGAAGGCCGCGAGCTGCTCAAACGTTATGGCGGCGAGGGCGGCCCGGACTTCATCCTGATCTGCCGGCCAGCCGACCTGGTCGACAAGGTGCTGGCGCTCGAGCTCGGTGCCGCCGACGTCGTCGAGAGCCCGCTCAACGTGCGTGAGCTGGCGGCGCGTATCGGCGGCCTGCTGATGCGGCGCGGCAGGAATGCCGGAGAGCTGATCGTGCTGGAGAACGCCACGGTCGACCTCAGGTCGGCCATGGTCATGCATCGCTCGGGTGCCGAGGATCAGCTCTCGCCGGGGCAGGTGGCGCTGCTGCGGCTTTTCCTGGCCAGTCCGCGCAAGGTGCTGACGCGTGACGACATCATCGCCGCGGCGCCCGCCGAGAATGCCGATGCCTTCGACCGCTCGATCGATTCCCGCATCGTGCGGCTGCGCCGCAAGCTCGACACCGACACCATCACCACCATCCGCGGTGCCGGCTATCGGTTCGACCCGCCGACGCAACGCACCGACTGA